The following are encoded in a window of Gossypium raimondii isolate GPD5lz chromosome 13, ASM2569854v1, whole genome shotgun sequence genomic DNA:
- the LOC105781596 gene encoding uncharacterized protein LOC105781596, which yields MEEEKVNLRLDVDVQKLEADKLRKGKNKAEEELDSLKTDYKKLHLSMRTAGLRKTSEQWREEIREERNRSDRWERKFQEVQARNEALEKSLSEGQKEKSKLKDRVVELEGSLHQHRSRNSVVELKASLNKIEETKGKIEGLEVALRSCEVRIEHLEAKEGRQVEQLHYFQNQVRDRDHVMREAVVRIREVADHLQALVVQADVLSVKYELESD from the coding sequence atggaggaagaaaaaGTGAATTTGAGACTAGATGTGGATGTTCAGAAGCTCGAGGCTGATAAACTAAGGAAGGGAAAGAATAAGGCTGAAGAGGAATTAGATAGCTTGAAGACGGATTACAAAAAGTTACAtctgtcaatgagaactgcCGGGCTTCGAAAAACCTCAGAACAGTGGCGTGAAGAAATTCGAGAAGAAAGAAACAGGTCAGACCGGTGggaaagaaaatttcaagaGGTTCAAGCACGAAATGAAGCATTAGAAAAGAGCTTATCAGAGggccaaaaggaaaaaagtaaGTTGAAGGACAGGGTGGTTGAGTTAGAAGGGTCTCTTCATCAGCATAGAAGTCGAAATTCTGTAGTAGAGCTAAAGGCAAGTTTAAACAAGATTGAAGAAACAAAGGGTAAAATAGAGGGGTTAGAAGTAGCATTGCGAAGTTGTGAGGTTCGGATTGAGCATCTAGAGGCAAAGGAGGGTCGTCAGGTTGAGCAACTTCATTATTTCCAAAATCAAGTAAGAGACAGGGATCATGTTATGAGAGAAGCTGTGGTTCGGATTCGAGAGGTAGCAGATCACCTACAAGCTTTAGTAGTACAGGCCGATGTGTTAAGCGTGAAGTATGAATTGGAGTCAGATTGA
- the LOC128036197 gene encoding uncharacterized protein LOC128036197: protein MSGEMIESAIRSRRIDVRENNRRFIKMGVVKIDDSSGTKNPLPNHTDAGVNMMGESMGRKVKKVLLRCEEFRALVQSLMDNREVEFFEEVEGKGSVCASELATRIPMVNHPVIIISNSRVNEVRAQVMPKIVIQKSTKFSYKDSKKVPWNYECDVTVSGKEALVSVPKENQKTGSYANDEMYRSRINAQAESAEGEVLTAEQKEQRPFINELINEEEAIEFLRFLKHSEYSMIEQLHKQPTRISVLALLMSSEVHRHALMKALNEAYVASDISVNQLDRLVNNISADNFIFFNDDEIPSRGIGSTKALHITGRCKGSIVSGVLIDNGSALNVLPLSTLNRLPVDSSHMKTCQNVVRAFDRTERKVLGRIEIPLQTGPNTYEVDFIKLKLVTKGRLVTINAEEGIIASITSNAPYMETDEEVVECPFRTLEFVNATFNAEESRIPEPNIF from the exons atgagtGGTGAGATGATTGAAAGTGCTATAAGGAGCAGGAGGATTGATGTTAGAGAGAACAACAGAAG GTTCATTAAGATGGGTGTTGTCAAGATAGATGATTCATCAGGCACGaaaaatccattacccaatcataCTGATGCTGGGGTAAACATGATGGGTGAAAGTATGGGGAGAAAAGTCAAAAAAGTATTGCTGAG ATGTGAGGAATTTAGAGCTCTGGTTCAGAGCTTGATGGATAATAGAGAAGTAGAGTTTTTTGAAGAGGTGGAAGGAAAAGGAAGTGTATGTGCGTCAGAGTTAGCGACGAGGATTCCGATGGTTAATCATCCTGTGATCATCATATCAAACTCTAGGGTTAATGAGGTTAGGGCACAGGTGATGCCGAAGATTGTAATTCAGAAGTCGACAAAGTTTTCATACAAGGATAGTAAGAAGGTCCCCTGGAATTATGAGTGCGATGTAACAGTCTCAGGAAAGGAAGCTTTAGTCAGTGTTccaaaagaaaaccaaaagacAGGTTCTTATGCAAATGATGAGATGTACCGCAGTCGGATAAATGCCCAAGCAGAGTCAGCGGAGGGAGAAGTTCTTACGGCGGAGCAAAAGGAACAGAGGCCATTTATTAATGAGCTAATAAATGAGGAAGAAGCTATTGAATTCTTAAGATTTTTGAAGCACAGTGAGTATAGCATGATAGAGCAGCTGCATAAACAGCCAACTCGTATATCTGTGTTGGCCTTGCTCATGAGTTCAGAGGTGCATCGACATGCGCTGATGAAGGCCTTAAATGAAGCATACGTGGCAAGTGATATTTCTGTCAACCAATTGGATCGGTTGGTCAACAATATAAGCGctgataattttatcttcttcaacgaTGACGAAATACCATCTAGAGGTATAGGGTCCACTAAAGCTCTGCACATTACTGGTCGGTGTAAAGGAAGTATAGTGTCAGGAGTTTTAATTGATAATGGATCTGCATTGAATGTACTGCCCTTATCTACTCTCAATAGACTACCTGTGGATAGCTCACATATGAAAACGTGTCAAAATGTGGTGAGGGCATTCGATAGAACGGAAAGGAAGGTTTTGGGGAGGATTGAGATACCGTTGCAGACTGGCCCAAATACTTATGAAGTGGATTTCATT AAGTTGAAGTTAGTGACAAAGGGACGATTAGTGACCATAAATGCTGAGGAGGGTATTATTGCGTCAATAACCAGTAATGCACCGTACATGGAAACAGATGAGGAGGTAGTGGAATGCCCTTTCCGAACCTTAGAGTTTGTGAATGCAACATTTAATGCCGAGGAGAGTAGAATTCCAGAGCCGAATATATTCTAG
- the LOC105781598 gene encoding uncharacterized protein LOC105781598, whose protein sequence is MDHAWKLNFDGASNAVGNEIGAILVSPSGDHYPIASKLDFDCTNNMAEYEAYIMGIRAAIERKIKVLKVYGDSALVIYQLKGEWETRDPKLISYRKTVLKLMDEFDDITFCYLPRDENQMADALATLASMIRVNKLEDMKPIQISISKTPAHCYNVKEEGKDDHPWYLNILRYVKNREYPDQATENDKRALRRIAIDYVLDGEVMYKKGKDQVLLRCVDAVEARKILNEVHEGICGTHANGFTMAR, encoded by the coding sequence ATGGATCATGCGTGGAAGCTAAATTTTGATGGAGCCTCAAATGCTGTGGGTAATGAAATTGGGGCAATCCTGGTATCTCCAAGTGGAGATCACTATCCTATTGCAAGCAAACTAGATTTTGATTGTACGAAcaatatggcagaatatgaagcataCATTATGGGCATTCGTGCAGCCATCGAACGTAAGATCAAAGTGTTAAAAGTGTATGGTGATTctgcattggtgatataccaactcaaaggagaatgggagacaagagacCCTAAACTGATCAGTTATCGAAAGACGGTTCTGAAATTGATGgacgagtttgatgacatcactttTTGTTACCTTCCACGAGATGagaatcagatggctgatgcatTGGCCACCCTAGCCTCTATGATCCGAGTGAATAAgttagaggacatgaagcctATTCAGATAAGTATTTCTAAAACCCCGGCTCATTGCTATAATGTTAAGGAGGAGGGAAAAGATGACCATCCCTGGTATTTGAATATATTGCGATATGTGAAAAATCGTGAGTATCCAGATCAGGCgacggagaatgataagagagCATTGAGAAGAatagctattgactatgttcTAGATGGAGAGGTCATGTACAAAAAAGGGAAGGATCAGGTACTGCTAAGATGTGTGGATGCAGTGGAAGCTAGAAAAATTCTAAATGAGGTCCATGAGGGTATTTGCGGAACGCATGCAAATGGTTTCACGATGGCCAGgtag
- the LOC128036198 gene encoding uncharacterized protein LOC128036198 translates to MNGAVEAANKNIKRIVGKMIETYKDCHEKLPFALFAYRMSVRTSTGVTHFSLVYGMEAVLPIEVEIPSLRVLAELKLDEAEWAQSCYDQLNLIEGKRLKAIQREYCGSSKHRSNSEWSSKSLRREIQTAIFGAPSLLNNYILEYF, encoded by the exons ATGAATGGCGCCGTAGAAGCAGCCAATAAGAATATCAAGAGAATTGTGGGGAAGATGATCGAGACTTACAAAGACTgtcatgagaaattaccatttgctcTCTTTGCTTATAGAATGTCTGTTAGAACTTCGACCGGGGTGACACATTTCTCTCTGGTTTATGGGATGGAagcagttttacctattgaggtGGAAATTCCTTCTCTTCGGGTATTGGCTGAGTTAAAATTGGATGAGGCAGAATGGGCTCAGTCTTGTtacgatcagttgaacttaatagaaGGGAAAAGGCTAAAGGCTATTCAGCGCG agtactgtgGATCTTCTAAGCACAGGTCGAATTCAGAGTGGTCTTCGAAAAGTTTGCGCAGAGAAATTCAAACtgcgatatttggggcacctAGTCTTCTCAATAATTATATCTTGGAATACTTTTAA
- the LOC105783289 gene encoding zinc transporter 11, with the protein MKVSSFLFFLFLYLSLFLSDTSHGGSDDDDDTASNKRHNLRSKSLVLVKIWCLILVFVGTFISGVSPYFLKWNQGFLVLGTQFAGGVFLGTAIMHFLSDANETFEDLTTKQYPFAFMLTCVGYLVTMVADSVVSYVYGKGKGSSCNTYDLELHGTGTGTDAACERSSSLSSVSSFGDSVLLIVALCFHSVFEGIAIGVAETEADAWKTLWIISLHKIFAAIAMGIALLRMIPDRPFLSCIAYAFAFAISSPAGVAIGIILDATTEGVMADWIFAISMGLACGVFIYVSINHLLSKGYTPHKTVSVDKPHYKFLAVLLGVGVIAVVMIWDN; encoded by the exons ATGAAAGTGTCGAGTtttctcttcttcctcttcctatacctttctcttttcctctctGACACCTCCCATGGCGgcagtgatgatgatgatgatacgGCAAGCAATAAGAGACATAACCTACGTTCTAAATCCCTGGTTCTGGTCAAGATCTGGTGCTTGATTCTCGTGTTTGTAGGGACCTTCATTAGTGGGGTGTCGCCCTATTTTCTTAAATGGAACCAGGGTTTTCTGGTGTTGGGAACTCAGTTTGCAGGTGGGGTTTTCTTGGGGACTGCCATAATGCATTTCTTGAGTGATGCTAATGAAACGTTCGAGGATTTGACGACTAAACAATACCCTTTTGCTTTTATGTTGACTTGTGTTGGATATTTAGTCACTATGGTGGCTGATTCTGTGGTTTCTTATGTGTATGGCAAAGGAAAGGGTTCATCATGTAATACTTATGATTTGGAGCTTCATG GGACAGGCACCGGGACAGACGCTGCCTGTGAACGGTCCTCATCGCTCTCTTCTGTGAGTTCTTTCGGGGATAGTGTTTTGTTGATAGTTGCCTTGTGCTTCCATTCGGTGTTCGAAGGCATTGCCATCGGAGTTGCGGAGACCGAAGCCGATGCATGGAAAACCTTATGGATAATCTCATTGCATAAGATATTTGCAGCCATTGCAATGGGAATAGCACTGCTCCGAATGATCCCCGACCGTCCATTTTTGTCATGCATAGCCTACGCGTTCGCATTCGCCATATCGAGTCCGGCTGGTGTAGCCATCGGGATCATACTCGATGCCACAACAGAGGGTGTTATGGCTGATTGGATATTTGCCATATCAATGGGGTTAGCCTGTGGAGTGTTCATCTATGTATCCATAAACCATTTGCTATCTAAAGGTTATACGCCCCATAAGACAGTTTCAGTCGACAAACCTCACTACAAGTTCTTGGCTGTCTTGTTAGGTGTTGGAGTGATTGCTGTGGTAATGATTTGGGACAATTGa
- the LOC105783287 gene encoding uncharacterized protein LOC105783287, which produces MAGIAILLDLYRKNPSFCSQQSFHSSGFFSASAAAASAAATVVAGTPFASRFLFGNPKVSHCDAAAAFPEDYISNVQRLSEDIVKNVKNLKNDALKYAVKEYKVELKPLYSAFELRPFAMTTLRSFLTFYLPLLEPATNVEEDDEDFLQDTPKELHVDLVVPFKKSVKQIIRETTVVTTRRVLERLAVIYVSQRMAWKLLKDVPKSAVRKSQRGLPTTVYFFRVSRTTFRGHLLGVVAAALVQTGIEIYRCFCRKTNSEESDEVNLTEQTKLLGKKISGITIRCGASLIFASIGAGIGAVLFRPSVGQWIGCAAGDLAGPIIVSVCLEKAFHVNL; this is translated from the exons ATGGCGGGGATAGCAATATTGCTAGATCTATACAGGAAAAACCCAAGCTTTTGCTCTCAACAAAGCTTCCACTCTTCTGGGTTCTTCTCTGCCTCAGCTGCCGCCGCATCAGCTGCCGCTACCGTCGTTGCTGGAACCCCTTTTGCCTCCAGGTTCCTTTTTGG TAATCCCAAGGTTTCTCATTGTGATGCTGCTGCGGCATTCCCTGAAGATTACATTTCAAATGTACAAAGATTATCTGAAGATATTGTTAAGAATGTTAAGAACTTAAAAAATGATGCTCTCAAATACGCTGTGAAGGAGTATAAGGTTGAATTGAAGCCTCTTTATTCAGCTTTTGAGTTGAGGCCATTTGCTATGACAACTTTGAGGTCATTTCTGACGTTCTATTTGCCTCTGTTGGAGCCTGCCACAAACGTAGAAGAGGATGATGAAGATTTCCTGCAGGACACTCCTAAAGAACTACATGTGGATTTGGTTGTTCCCTTTAAAAAGTCGGTGAAGCAAATAATCCGTGAG ACCACTGTTGTAACGACAAGACGGGTTCTTGAAAGACTTGCTGTTATTTATGTTTCACAGCGCATGGCGTGGAAACTCCTTAAAG ATGTTCCGAAATCAGCTGTCCGGAAGTCCCAAAGGGGATTGCCTACAACAGTGTACTTCTTCAGAGTTAGCAGAACTACTTTCCGAG GTCACCTGCTTGGAGTTGTGGCAGCGGCACTTGTTCAAACTGGTATTGAAATCTACCGATGCTTTTGTCGCAAAACAAACTCCGAAGAGAGTGATGAAGTCAACCTAACAGAGCAAACTAAACTTCTTGGAAAGAAGATTTCTGGTATTACCATCAGGTGTGGAGCATCGTTGATATTTGCTTCCATTGGAGCTGGGATTGGTGCTGTACTTTTCCGTCCTTCAGTTGGTCAATGGATCG GCTGTGCTGCCGGAGACTTGGCGGGGCCAATAATAGTATCAGTTTGCCTGGAGAAAGCTTTTCACGTGAACCTCTAG